One window from the genome of Kryptolebias marmoratus isolate JLee-2015 linkage group LG1, ASM164957v2, whole genome shotgun sequence encodes:
- the gltpa gene encoding glycolipid transfer protein, which translates to MALLMEHQFRQLPADRQVETRPFLEAVSYLPPFFDCLGSTIFAPIKADISGNIMKIKQVYDSNPGRYKTLKMILEAEKEMHGGEWPKVGATLALLWLKRGLRFIQVFLQSLVDGEKDDNNPNLIRVNITKAYDVALKRYHGWFVQQLFKAALFAAPYKSDFLKALSKGRDVKEEECLEKIRKFLLNFTATIDAIYDIFSRMNADLDYKV; encoded by the exons ATGGCTCTGCTGATGGAGCACCAGTTCAGGCAGCTGCCGGCTGACAGACAGGTGGAAACAAGACCTTTTTTGGAGGCTGTGTCGTACCTTCCACCATTCTTTG ACTGTCTCGGTTCTACTATTTTTGCCCCAATCAAGGCTGACATATCTGGTAACATCATG AAAATTAAGCAAGTTTATGATTCCAATCCTGGACGATATAAAACACTTAAGATGATTTTGGAGGCAGAGAAGGAAATGCATGGCGGGGAATGGCCCAAAGTCGGCGCAACGTTGGCACTTTTGTGGCTGAAAAG GGGCCTTAGATTTATCCAGGTCTTTCTTCAGAGCCTGGTGGATGGTGAAAAGGACGACAACAACCCTAACCTCATTCGAGTCAACATCACCAAAGCCTACGACGTAGCTCTTAAAAGGTATCATGGCTGGTTTGTTCAGCAGCTCTTTAAG GCTGCTCTTTTTGCTGCTCCCTATAAGTCCGATTTCCTGAAGGCCCTCTCCAAGGGTCGGGACGTTAAGGAGGAAGAATGCTtggaaaaaatcagaaaattccTCCTCAACTTCACTGCCACCATTGATGCtatttatgatatatttagCAGAATGAATGCTGATCTCGACTACAAGGTGTGA
- the LOC108234487 gene encoding trichoplein keratin filament-binding protein: protein MALPTFSVHLPSRSRVLAEQLARQREQEARWRQRWELHARYFREQSVRSHRQAAWSSRSSFQQSMSAYHNQRLKEEKKANLEQRRDWLRVMLQEEQDQLEAELREVVPDRAALTSELVQKTEELRLAREERRKKVAQELLKEHWKRNNPEIRQVESALHKDHVVSRWQEQISEKKQKEVTEQEEKRRFENEYERTRREALERMKQAEERKKEEERQRAEELRKQMEELKQREKEASRLKKEQEALLVQQWELEKMEEERRTMEERRKKAEMGHFLIRQYRAQLKRRAQQVQEELEVDCKILAALLEGEEEDRRLETARRERAVADAAWMKRVIEEQLELEREREAEFDILHREEAQHVWEKREAQWEKEKRARERLMHEVLAGRQQQLELKMKKNREAQEESLKRREELIQELEQEQELRRLEKEQEEGRRTAKMQEITAQVEQKRQEEREEQRRKEEEEEEDRETVRIQEEDLRLEMQKLVEKGYQEKIHSRPRSAWT, encoded by the exons ATGGCTCTGCCGACATTCTCGGTCCATCTGCCCAGTCGGTCCCGGGTGCTGGCCGAGCAGCTGGCCCGACAGCGGGAGCAGGAGGCTCGGTGGCGCCAGCGGTGGGAGCTACATGCCCGGTACTTCAGGGAGCAGAGCGTCCGCAGCCACAGGCAGGCGGCCTGGAGCTCCCGGAGCTCCTTCCAACAGAG catgTCAGCCTACCATAACCAGAGActgaaggaagaaaagaaagccAACCTGGAGCAGCGTCGAGATTGGCTCAGGGTCATGCTTCAAGAGGAGCAAGACCAGCTGGAGGCAGAGCTCCGGGAAGTAGTCCCTGACAGGGCTGCACTGACAAGTGAGCTGgtgcagaaaactgaagagctTCGTTTGGCCAgagaagaaagaaggaaaaag GTTGCACAGGAGCTTCTGAAGGAGCACTGGAAGAGAAACAACCCAGAAATACGACAG GTTGAGTCAGCATTGCATAAAGATCATGTTGTCAGCCGGTGGCAGGAGCAGATATCGGAGAAGAAACAG aaagaaGTGACAGAACAGGAGGAGAAGAGGCGCTTTGAGAACGAGTACGAGAGGACTCGCAGAGAGGCTCTGGAGAGGATGAAACAAGCAGAGGAGcgaaagaaagaggaggagcgGCAGAGGGCGGAAGAGCTTCGGAAACAGATGGAAGAACTGAAGCAGAGGGAGAAGGAG GCCTCTCGCTTAAAAAAGGAGCAAGAGGCTCTGTTGGTTCAGCAGTGGGAGCtggagaagatggaggaggaaaggaggaCGATGGAAGAAAGGCGAAAGAAAGCTGAAATGGG gcATTTTTTGATCCGTCAATATCGAGCTCAGCTGAAGAGGAGAGCCCAGCAAGTCCAGGAGGAACTG GAGGTTGATTGTAAGATTCTAGCAGCCCTGctagaaggagaggaggaggacagaaggCTGGAGACAGCACGGAGGGAAAGAGCTGTCGCTGACGCCGCCTGGATGAAACGTGTGATCGAGGaacagctggagctggagcggGAGAGGGAGGCTGAGTTTGACATCCTACACAG AGAAGAAGCTCAGCATGTGTGGGAGAAACGAGAGGCTCAGTgggagaaggagaagagagCCAGAGAACGACTCATGCACGAG GTGCTTGCAGGGAGACAGCAGCAACTggagctgaaaatgaaaaagaatcGCGAGGCTCAGGAAGAGTCGCTGAAGAGACGCGAGGAGCTGATCcaggagctggagcaggagcaggagctcaGACGCCTGGAGAAGGAGCAAGAGGAGGGCCGCCGAACAGCAAAGATGCAAGAAATAACGGCTCAG GTGGAGCAGAAACGCcaagaggagagggaggagcagcgcaggaaagaggaggaggaagaggaggacagggagaCTGTTCGGATCCAGGAGGAGGATCTGAGACTTGAGATGCAGAAACTTGTGGAAAAAGGGTACCAAGAAAAG attCACAGCAGACCTCGATCAGCATGGACATAA